The proteins below come from a single Rhizobium sp. BT04 genomic window:
- a CDS encoding DUF983 domain-containing protein, whose translation MSTPTEPAVRHGDAPEVERPVGRSIMRGLMNRCPACGNGKLFRAFLKPVDHCAVCGEAMYHQRADDLPPYIVILILGHVVVGGYMLTDMTFVLPVWMHLAIWAPITVITALASIQPIKGGVIGLQWALRMHGFGGGSDDPGDYDIPGRSD comes from the coding sequence ATGAGCACACCGACCGAACCGGCCGTCCGCCACGGGGATGCGCCTGAGGTCGAGCGTCCGGTGGGGCGCTCCATCATGCGCGGGCTGATGAACCGCTGCCCGGCCTGCGGCAATGGCAAGCTTTTTCGCGCCTTCCTGAAGCCGGTCGATCATTGCGCCGTCTGCGGCGAGGCGATGTATCACCAACGCGCGGACGACCTGCCGCCCTATATCGTCATCCTCATTCTCGGCCACGTCGTGGTCGGCGGCTATATGCTGACCGACATGACCTTCGTGCTGCCGGTCTGGATGCATCTTGCCATCTGGGCGCCGATCACCGTGATCACAGCGCTTGCCTCGATCCAGCCGATCAAGGGCGGCGTCATCGGCCTGCAATGGGCGCTGCGCATGCACGGCTTCGGTGGAGGGAGTGACGATCCGGGCGATTATGACATCCCCGGCCGGTCGGACTAG